Genomic window (Electrophorus electricus isolate fEleEle1 chromosome 25, fEleEle1.pri, whole genome shotgun sequence):
TATAGGGTAAAATGCTCGCTATAACATGATGGAGTAAGTGTTTTTAAAACCTATTCAACTTTCTGGGATAATGCCACTGAAAAACATCTCCTGTTACATCAGTccatgcacattttaaactcTACACTTATGTGACCACTAGATTTGCCCAAACAAAGGAGTTATACgttaaacacaaaaaatgataaacacaaaatatatgCAAGGTACACTtcaacaaaacaatgttttattattttacatacatAACCGAGTTGGtactgttgggcacctgagcagGTTGTATTTTCAGGCATAATTGTAGGACGCCTTGGCGTTGGATAaaggcgtcagctaaatgctgcgaaatgttttaaaaacaaataaaagaaataaattgtgTTGATTTGCTTAAATTAAAAAGTGTTAGAATGGGCTTTCTTCCAAACGTTTGACTTTGGATGCATATTTCCTCATCTAACTGAACTCCAGACAGCTTCATTACAGTGTTATACAGGCAAATAAATATGCATCAGATAATTAGCTGGAATGTCTTTTCAcactgtgcatgcacacataagaGGTTCAAACATTGTGTCACCTCAGCTGTATTTCTCCttttcagaaaaaagaaagaatgccAATCACTGCTGATCTGTTTCTTCAGTTTGTTGGTGTCATATTCTGCTGACTCCTGTAACTTTAGAATTGGATTATCATTCTTTGGtaaagttgtttattttttcaggaATTTCAGTTTCCCTTACAAGACACCTATTTACTAAAAGATTCTGCATTAACATGTTCTGGGACAAAGAATTCGTTCCATTGTGACTCCTTATTTCTCACTTCCGGCTTACATGCAAAAAGGAATGCTCATATATATTCCTAACTTTTTCCTTCAAGTCTGGGTCCTCTTCCAGAGGCCTGGTAGAATGCAGGTCCTGCATACCATCGAAGCTGTTGTCAGGACTACACTGTCCTGGGtggagatctcggatgttgttcctggggtctgctggagccattcaaGGGTTTGGGGGTCACAGGCCCTAGTACTCCACGGTACCATGGTATTACCACGGTAACCACAATTgccttcaccccccccccccccctcacatcttttccagctctttgtatttctcaagctttttgtgtttcttgttcctgatgttgccatcactCAGGATTGCCACGTCTATAactacggccctcttctgctgtttgtccaccactgctatgtccagttggttatCCATtgccatcttgtctgtctgtatctgaaaGTCCCCAAATACGGTCATTTTCCAAAACCTTTGGGGGTATAGCCCACTTAAACCTTGGAACTTTCAGCACATactcggcacagatgtttctgtatactatgccagctaCTTAGTTATGGTATTCCATGTAtaccctgcctgctagcatcttgcatcccactgttatgtgctggatcaTCTCAGCGGTGTCTTTGCACAgcgtggtgtggtgtggtagatcccagatTCTATTGATCTCGTATTCAGAGCtcgttcctgtgctgccatgattagtgcttCTGTTCTGTCGTTTAATCCAGCCTTTGGTAAGATTTTTCCATATCAGTCACTTCCACAGTTTGCCGTTGGTACATATCATGCAGAGGTTTATCCTTCGTGATGCTTCCTGCTCATTCCCATGCTGCTCCTCTACATTACCGTCCTCctcgggtttctgctgtctgaggaattcactaagcacttcatcagtTGGGGcatcttcctggtgtactcctggatcgtGGCTCTGATAGTGGCTCACCAGTAATCTACCCCTCTCCTTCCGCTTAATggacagtctcagagtgctggatctgggatgaaaccctccgtACATTGTGAGGactttccttgtcttgatgtcagtggtttctatctcctcctttggccatcTTATTAAGCCACTGGGGTATGTGATGACTTGTAGGgcgtaggtgttgatagcccagaTCTTCTTCTTCCCATTCAACTGACTTCTCAAGActtgtctcactctttgtaggtagcAGGTTTCCTTGTAGCCTCTTCATAATTCCCATTGATTGTGGGATTTTAAGGTACTCGTGTTATGCTAGCTTCTGCCGGCGCGATCCCCTCAGTTCTAGCCACCTTCCATTTCCTTGCAACCATCTGACCGCACTTGTCCAGTCCGAATGACACTGACGTCGTTACTGTAcgtcctggtgagatggattactGAGCTGATGTCTCGGTCACTACTGACacgcttgatgtcatccatgtagacgAGGTGACTGATGGGTGTGACGTTCCACATCCATAGACACTTTTGGTGATTTCactaaaagattttaaaaagcaaacgtATTAGTCACCCAAATGGAGGTTGAATGCTAATGTAATGCTCAACAAATTGTGGATAAGGTATATAACCCTGCagctgttttttggtttttttgcacaTTAATTCCTGAGATGACATCTTATTGAGATACAAACCTTCAGCAATCAATTAGATACAAAATTCTGCTGTAAAAATTTAAATCTTTAAGGACCATTTTGTTCTAATAAACATGTAACAAACAATTAGTACATATGTTTGAATTTAAGTGGCCAGTGTTCTTTTTGAAGTAGCATAGTATCGCATCACATAGTATTTGATGAAGTGCACAATCAGCTTTATAAAGACCACTTCCAGCCAAGAGGCTTCTTCTCCATTGAAGAGGCTGACCATGTGGCACCATAAGCAAGCACATATATACAAGCGCAATATTCTTATTCAAGAAAGAGAATGTTAGTTAAAAGAGGCGATAGGAAAGTTTTGAAGTTCCGTTAGGGTATGgacaataataatgacaaaattATGGGATTCCAGTGCTGTTGTCTAGGGGACCATCACTGACAAAAGATTATCCTAGATAAGGACTGCCTTTTAGGAGTGAGACAAAACTAAATACATAGTGCAGATTAATGGCAAATGACAGTTAACACAAGAACAGAGATGGTACCTTTGTGCATGTGGTGTTGCGAGATAGtcccagtcactcagtcactTTAATGTGCAATATACCTTCTAGTCGGGGTCTCGTGTGGGAGATGCGAGCTGGCTGGTGCTTTTACTTCTTTTATTTGGCAGGAAAAAACccaggaaagagacagaacgcGCGTTACATCTTCTGGCCTTGACATCTTTGCAGCATCTCTGTACACAGAAGATGGACAGGCGTGGTGGCCCAAgtgacgcacagactccagcgaatGGGACgtgcatttattaatttaaacataAGACGACAACGGCACTCAAGAATTACACACGATGAATACAAACACGAAACGCTTAACGTTAAACACGGGCAGTAAACATTAATACGATTAACATCAACAAAAGGGACATTACATCAAGACATTTACCACGTTACATCCGCAacgaccaacactctgcacacctcGACACGGATTTAAaacaaggtacaggtgtgtgcaggtgtggccataaacagatcctcccacaaCACGTGACGGgacaaaccacgtgactcgtggggggtggcgagcgttccgtgacagaacgTGGCTCCCGACGCGTCTGTCCAATGAACGCGAACCTCCGCGCCACGTATACACGTAAACACAAACACGGCAGCGCCCGGCGCCCACCCGGTACCAGGCAGGACGGGTGCCGCCAAGAAGGAGAACCTCgcagtgagaggaagaaaggtagcttccctgcctctctcagagcAGTCTGGTACACTCCTATAGACGTTGTGCCTGTAACaaaaggcacaaacacacaaggtgCTGTGACTTGGCGCCCGCCGTCCCCACAGGCGCTTTGACACTCTCGCCGGCAAGTccgctgaagggaagggactccGGCTTCAGCTCTGCCTGACGGCTCCACCCGACCAACCTCTTCCTAAGAAactcctgggggtgttcccctccacctccggagAGGACATGAACAGCggtcgcggtcctctccccaatgtTCTGGGAGCCAGGCAGCAGGGCGGGGGTGCCTacgcacctcccgctaggaaggCCATCTTTTGCCTAGCAACGCATGAGCACCTTACCCAAATTAGTATTCAGTTCCTCGTCTACCATCATCTCTTTGAGCCCAAGATACCGAGCCTCTGATTGTGTAGGCGTCAGTTTAGGAAAGTGTCAGCAATGGTATTATTAAGTATAGTGTACAGACTAGCATATTTTCTTTACGCCACGAACACAACAGCAGTCGCTTTCTATTTATAAGTTAAATGCAATGTATACATGGACAGAAGTTTGAAACTGCCACATGGACCACCTGAGAACCTATTTGTAACAAATACCCACCCAAAAACATTTGGCCTCGTTTAGTTTTTCAATGTAATATATCACGTACTTTTTATACAATATCTATGATGTTTTGTTAGAGCTGtgcacaatttattttttattttcaaatcttATTTTACTCATACAGCATACCTTGACATTTCAAAGTCCAACTGTCTAAATAcctaatatataattaaatgtaacatttcgTACATAATATCACTTAAATGTATCTCAATTTAttataaatagataaaaacTTTAAGCTAATTATAGTTTAATTGAATTACTATTgaatcatatttaataatatttataatttttaataataagACATGATGAGGTAAACCTGAGAACCACAAAACCTAATATACAGGAGGAAAGGACtgtgtgtgcactctctctttatatctgtctgtctgtctctctcatccagTCTCACAttcgctcactctctccccacacacacaagcactaaTGAAATGTGCACTAGCCATCTCTAAGCAACCTCCAGACCCTTCCTGGAGCTTTGCTATCTAGTGTGCTTTTCCGTGTGTCTCTTTCGGACTCAGTCCATAGTCTTATCACTCCATGCAAGAGATTTTCTCTTTGCCAGCTCCATCCAGGAAGGTTGTCCGCCATCGCTGATAGACTGGGGaggtgatgaagatgaaggtggtgatgatgatgtggTTATCCTCGGCcacttctcctctctgttcagcCCCATGGGTCCAGAGGAAGCTTCTGAGGTATAATAAAGTTAGAATAAAGTATATACATGAACATGTActcaaaatcaaaatgtttgttatatgaATAGCGATTTGGGTTTACATTTTCCTGCAGGCACAGACGtagcatgcgcgcgcacacacacacacacacacacacacacacacacacacacacacacacacacaccttatgcATTACACCTGTACCTGTGAACTTGCTATGACTGGGCATGGTTCTAAATGCAGTCAAAGGCTGAGTTGGGGACCGGTACTCTAGTGCCACTTTCTGGTGTTCTATCtattaacattaaaaagaaTATAATTCATACATTATGAGTGAAAACCGGTTCCACTGTTAAAAAGAATAACATATGTACTTCTGTTGAACACAAACACTTATCACCAACATGCCTCACCTTGGCTGGGTCAGATGTTGGTCTGGCCGTCTGCTCGCTGGGGAAGGCTTTGCTTCCCAGAATTCCTGCGCACTGTGCCCTACTTCCCACTGGGCCTTTTTCATGCAGCACAGGTGTCAGGTCTGCTTTCCCTAACAGCATGGAGGGCCCATCCCTGCCAACCCGAGCCCTCGTCTCTGCAGAGGTCTGATGGGGCGCTAGCTTTGGGCTCAGGGACAGACGAAGGCTAGCGGGCTGAGTTGAGCGCAGGTTAAGCAGAGTGGTGGCTTGGAACTCTTGAGGATTTGTCACACTTTGGACAGGATAAGCCTGATATAATGGCAGGTGGAATGGCGcttcttctgctctgtgtaCTGTCTGGGTGTTTATTTGACCGGGAGATGTAAAAGCTGCTGTCGAACGCACTGGTTTTGTAGTAGAATATGTGGTTGATGAAATAGATGCAAAAGACTGCACTGCCGTGCCGCTGAGCTGTGTTTGACCAGTGGTCGAAAGCGTCTGCATTAACGATAAATCTGACTCTTTGATTGGCTGAGGGGGTCTAATGGAATACTCCATGGGTGATGCCTGAGTTATGGATGTATCAGTTGCCTTTGCAGAGGCTTGCATGGCTGGTGGTGAGGTAGAAATAGCTTGTAACGGCCTGACAACTTGCTGTGCAGGTGATACTTGATGTGTAGACCTTCCAGACCCTCCACTGCACTGTAAAGTTGATGTCTGTGCTTGTGGAGGTGCGGATGCTACGTTTGTTGGTCGCGCAGTTGACTGCAGTCCAGGAAAGTCAGGCAACCTGCTTGTGAAGAGCTGCTGGAGGCTCCTGGTCTTTTCCCGGGCCATACTCATCCAAGACAACTCGGAGGAAGGCTCCCGTGGCTCTTTTACAGCTGGGGGTGTAGGGGTGTTCTTCAACATACAAAATGATGTACCCTCTTTAGGGGTCAAGGGCCCTGGTGTGCCTTCGTTAGGGGTCAAGGGCCCTGGTGTGCCTTCGTTAGGGGTCAAGGGCACTGGTGTGCTCTCTTTAGGGGCCCAAGAGTGTACAGTCTTAATTTCTTTAGCGGGTGAAGACGAAGGCTGAACTGGTCTCCCTAAATCTGTAAGGAATACCAGATATAATGTTAGTGCACTAGAAATAGAAAAATGTTGATACATTTTTTGGAAACATTCATCACTTCATTGTTTTCTGTTGCAAAGAATCTCCAGCAAATATCagtattaattaaaatgaccaaCTTTGATCTGAAAATTGAATCCataattttctttaaatgaaacattaagtGTTTATCAAGTCTGGGGTCATTTACTGGTTCACCCACATAAAATAAActcatttgctgttttatttgttaagaTAACAGTGAGATAGTAAATAGGGTGTGTGTAGCATAGTTTAATGTGTGAGCAGAAGATGTGGTGGGACCAATAGGTTTATGAAAGAGTTTGTACTAAAAGAACAGCACAGCTTGCTTCTTTGGGTAACTAACGAAGAACAGCTCTTGACAAGGTGATTAATCTCTGATTAAtctcttaatcttaatctttaGTATGTGCTTTCAGATGGACACTGCAGTCAGACGAAAACATCACATACATTTGAAAGGGGAtcaaagaaaagacagaggagCTCACCAGCCGTTCTAATGGGGATGGTACTCTCCTGGACTCTACTGTCACCCTCAGGTGCAGTGCTCAGGGCCTTGGTGGAGATGAGGGGCTCGGTTTTGGGAGTGAAAGACGTCTTAAGGACTGTGGCAGCCAGGTTTCCTCTCGCAGGGCTAACACTGCTGTCCTTGTGACCCCCGACTGCAGGGGACTCTGGCACCCAAGCTGGGGTGCTCGTGCTAACCTCAGCTTTCTGCTGCTTGACATTGAGCTCTGACTGTGTCTTGCCTGGGGAACATTTTAGAGAAAGAGATGTGGTGCGCAGCTTCACTCCAAAGGCATTCATTCCCTCTTCTGCTTTCCCCTCTTCCTTAATGTCATTTCCTTTTGAGTAGTTCTTTGCCTCATCTATCGTCTCAGCAGTCTCCTGAACCTCTGTACCCTGCACGCTCTCCTCCTGGGTTTCGCATGCTtcactgtcctctctctctcgcccagCAGAGCGGGTCGGCGTGAGATCCCTTGGTGTGGTTGGTACCGCTGGTACATCATTTCCCAGTGAATCTGAGAGGTTAGCACACGGTTCCCTCCCTTTTGGCTGTAACTGTGTGCTCCTGAGCTGATCCTGCGTTTTGAGAGTTTTCGAATACATTGGTGGAGGTGGGAGTTCTCTCTTTGACCCTGCTTGCTCCAATACTCCAGTAAAACTTGCAGTTCTGTGCCTTTCGTAACTCTTGGCTGGGGAGGCAGCCAAGCGCAGAGAGCCCGACACAGATCTTGGCTGGTTTGTGAACTCCTTTGGCAGTTTGTCCACCTGACCAGTGGGTGGCACTGTAAAGACTGGCTGTAGATTCCTGCTGTCAGCTTTGCCATCTAAGGGTGCCGTATTTCTCCGGTGGGATGGTGGCCTTAAAGCAACTCCAACAGCCCAGCCCTGAGATTGGCCTCCAGGGTGATCTTCTCGCGAGATGTCATGAACCCCGTTCTTGTTTAAGGCATCTTTCTCCTGAGTCGCTTTTTCACTTTGAAGCTGATTCTTCTCTGATTCTACTGGAATGCGGCATGGAGTACTTGGGGAGCCTACAGTGAATGTGGCACCATGTTGGACACTCTTCACTCTGAAGCCTAGTTGAATCTCTCTATGGTCTTCACCCCCCTTCATACTGGTTGACAGAGCAGAGCTGGGCAGCTTACCAGTCATTGCTTCCACTAATTTTGGAGCCTGTTTAGACCATACAGCTGAAGTGGATGACTCAGTGAACTCAGGCTTCCAGGTGCATGCTGCTTCCCAGGCTAGTGTCTGCTGCTTTACCATAGGTTGTGGGAGGCAAGcagtagagggggaggtggcTCCTTCAGGTTGACTCACAGCATGGGTGAAGTTCTCATCTGCTGCTCCTGTCAGTGTATTTCCAGGTGATGCTGGACGAGGGTTTCTGGTTGGAGGAGCAGTAAGCCCCTCCCCGGTCAGAGTGATCTGCGAGGAGTAGGAGTGAACACGGGTTATTTCCTTGGTAAGAGCAGGCGCTTCTTCACTCTCTGTAAGGAGTTGTCCCACACTGTTCATACTCTCTGAGTGAGGTCTGCTTCTAGCCTGCCTAAGCAGAACCCTGTTAGTAAGCCTTTCAGACTCTTATCACTGATTCTACTGTTAGTTCAAAGGTTACTCCACAACTATTGTAGTCCTGTATACaaataaatctgactttgaACCAGTGAGCTGAATTAGATCAAGTAGTTTCAAGTATGTTTGCCAAGGCAAGTCACGAAGCCAAATGGTTCCACaagtatgttaaaaaaaaagaagcaaccCACACTCACTGGGGTGGGCAGTCTCCTGCTCTTAGTGCTGGCTCTCTGATTCGGCGGCTTAATTGACATCCGGTGACGGGCAGCAGAGCTGTCCAAGCAGAGGATGAATTTTGGTGGGGTACTGAAGTCCACCCCTGGGCACGGCACAGTGGGCGGGAGAGGGACCCGTCTGGGGCTGGGAGGCTGAGGTGGAGCTTGCTGGGTTGGAGGCTGCATAGGAGTTGGGATTACAAAATAAAGATGCAAGAAATTAGACCTGAAGAAGAAGTGCTTAAGCATGGCCTAACGATGCCGCTGGCCCGggtgccgatgggcgtggagcagaacgcgcagactccctcgatatcgtgaaacatttaataacataaaacggtggcactcacacacaccgttAACGAAGGACATGACCtacacatttaactaaacacagactacagtaaCGTATAACagtgactacacacacatttgcatgtatCAGCGAACAAACAATGGCCAACACGATGCAAACACTCACAGAGGTCTAAATAGACAGACAACACGCCCTgcccgtgcaggtgcgtgttATCacagagggcgtggctacaaataGGGtgaaccccctgcacgcgggccgtaccacgtggcttggggggggggcgtcccATGGcacatgggttttttttgtgtgcaggtTATCTTATAATTAAATGACTGCCAACTCATTTACTAAAGGCCCATAAGTAGAGGCGAAGCAAAAGAAACAGGTTTGATGGAAAGAAAATCTGCCTgctctttttcttctgttccaATTTCACCTAAAATTTGGTGAGATGTACTACAAGGCTAATGGGCAGGACTGTCACATGAGCTATGACATTAAATGAGCTATGACTTGACATCAACTCAACACATTGCGGAGGCACGGGAGCGGAGACAGTGAATGCAGAACACAGTGCCCACATGACAGATCATGGTAGGGTTTTTAGAGAGTGAATTCTGCACGGGCAGTTGAGAAGGCTATGCATCAATCACCTTGCATGACAAGCTCTTGGTGAGACCTGAGATTTCAGATGGGCTTTGAGGAGGTTCATCAGCTTCTGGTTCTCCTCCAACGCGTTTAATGGGCAACACCATTGGTGGTGGGCCTAGGTGCATGTTCTGCTGTTGCAGTTTCAGCTGCCAAAAGACCAGAGAGTCTACGTCTTTGTAATGTTTTACCTTGTAATctccatgggggggggggggttgattgTTTCCGTCTTAGTCTTCCAGGTGCACTCACCTGCAGTGTTCGGATTTTACCATGGATGTTCTCCTGGGAGAAAACCCTTGGTGGCTCTGGATCTGATTGGCACTGGTCTGCCAGGAAGATACTGTCATGTGACAATGACCTGGATCCCAGTATGTTCTGTGAAGAACTGAGGGGAGGAAATGGATGGTTTTGGTTACATTTTACAgcacatattacatatttatgacAAGTTCAacttcaaaaacacaaatacaagttCAGTCAAAACATAAATATAGTGGGAGTTAATGCTGGTTCTCACTGAAAGTCAACATCAAGGTCCAGACTGCCTTGCGTAATGTCGCAGGCCGATTGAGTGTGCTTCATCACTCCTTCATCCcccttcctcttcatcttcccaAACAACTTCGACCTCAGTGTCTGCAGCTTAGGCCTCTTCTTCCCTAACAGACCAGGCGTTGCCAAGGAAACACCAACAGCTATCATTCATGTGCTTTACtagttttcttgtttgtgtaaGGTAAGAAGCACAAGGTTGGACTGAGCGTGGCAAAACTACAGTTCAGTGTGATATCCAGTTAAATATGACAAGACATTTTGAACattattttgtactttgtagcatataaatcagtaaaaaaaaaaaaaaaaaaaaaaaagatatgttcTTGGCATTTGGCCCTTCATGAACTTAACCTTGAACCACTGGTAATATAATTTCAGTAAATAAATCTAATCTACATTGTATAAGTCTTCTAATCTAATGCTGGTTGTATTattctaaatgtatttgtacAAATAACAAAATGCGCTTCACAAGACAGAATACAAAATCAGGAAACATTAGGAATAATTAGACACCATTTGAAAAATACTGTGAAACGATGATTGTTGTATTTCGGTAGTTTTTGTCATTCTCTTAGAATACATTTACATCTCCTGAGCAGGTATAGTACTGTTAACATTTTCACTGCATTGTAAAATACAGTATATCACTGTGCGACTAGTCTTTGTAATGGACATCCACTGCTCAGAGTCTAAAGTTTAGACTCTTTCTAAAGAGTTTATTCTAGGTGATCTCAGAAActagaaaatgtacatttacatatgtCATGTACAAACCAATGTGCGATAAATGAcccaaaagagaaagagaaagagactgcTCAGTGAGGACATTACGTGTCTAATTAAATCTAATACTGAGCAGATCAGGACACACATCCTGGGGACGTTCTGACCTGTTAAGTCGTCACCGTTCCCTCCCACTTGGTCCCCGAGGCCCTCCatatctctcctctccactgctaacaaaattaaaaaaggacaaaattaGAGAGATGACTAAGTCAGGATATGAGATGCAGACAGGCAgcgaagaggaagagaatgagaaaatcaCAGACAGGTGTCTGCCTGTAGTGCTGTTAAATGCTTATGAACTGATAAGGCAAAGCTGAGCTTTCCTGTAAACATGGCTCAAAGGTTCCTTCTCATCACTGCTATTTCCACCTTCAAAATAGGCCACAGTGTTGTGACTACATTACAGTGTTGCTCAAGCCAAGCTTTCTAAAAtgctctctgtatgtgtgttgaaCATTAGTAATATTTTATCATTGTATTTTACACTCACGTCCCGCTTATCCTAACTCATACCACACGAGGCACTGAATTCCAAAAAGTCACATTAGTAGATGTGTTTTCTCAGCTGAAGGTGTAAATTTCTCTCGATCATCTTTACCTTATGAACTTAAATGTAATTCCTTATCAGTGACTACAACCGATAACAGTATGCAAAGTCCACCACCCGACTGTGTAGGTCCTGAACTGCTCTGTTGTTACAGAGGCTAAGAACTGTGATTGTGGCTAACTTGGCTGCTCTCTACCATAAATACCCAGACAGGATGCAAACCGCTCTTTTCCCAAGCTAATGGTTCATATTTATCGGTGCACATGCTGTGATTCAGCTTTTAGTTCACATAAACAGCA
Coding sequences:
- the cracdla gene encoding nascent polypeptide-associated complex subunit alpha, muscle-specific form, encoding MEGLGDQVGGNGDDLTGKKRPKLQTLRSKLFGKMKRKGDEGVMKHTQSACDITQGSLDLDVDFHSSQNILGSRSLSHDSIFLADQCQSDPEPPRVFSQENIHGKIRTLQLKLQQQNMHLGPPPMVLPIKRVGGEPEADEPPQSPSEISGLTKSLSCKPPTQQAPPQPPSPRRVPLPPTVPCPGVDFSTPPKFILCLDSSAARHRMSIKPPNQRASTKSRRLPTPITLTGEGLTAPPTRNPRPASPGNTLTGAADENFTHAVSQPEGATSPSTACLPQPMVKQQTLAWEAACTWKPEFTESSTSAVWSKQAPKLVEAMTGKLPSSALSTSMKGGEDHREIQLGFRVKSVQHGATFTVGSPSTPCRIPVESEKNQLQSEKATQEKDALNKNGVHDISREDHPGGQSQGWAVGVALRPPSHRRNTAPLDGKADSRNLQPVFTVPPTGQVDKLPKEFTNQPRSVSGSLRLAASPAKSYERHRTASFTGVLEQAGSKRELPPPPMYSKTLKTQDQLRSTQLQPKGREPCANLSDSLGNDVPAVPTTPRDLTPTRSAGREREDSEACETQEESVQGTEVQETAETIDEAKNYSKGNDIKEEGKAEEGMNAFGVKLRTTSLSLKCSPGKTQSELNVKQQKAEVSTSTPAWVPESPAVGGHKDSSVSPARGNLAATVLKTSFTPKTEPLISTKALSTAPEGDSRVQESTIPIRTADLGRPVQPSSSPAKEIKTVHSWAPKESTPVPLTPNEGTPGPLTPNEGTPGPLTPKEGTSFCMLKNTPTPPAVKEPREPSSELSWMSMAREKTRSLQQLFTSRLPDFPGLQSTARPTNVASAPPQAQTSTLQCSGGSGRSTHQVSPAQQVVRPLQAISTSPPAMQASAKATDTSITQASPMEYSIRPPQPIKESDLSLMQTLSTTGQTQLSGTAVQSFASISSTTYSTTKPVRSTAAFTSPGQINTQTVHRAEEAPFHLPLYQAYPVQSVTNPQEFQATTLLNLRSTQPASLRLSLSPKLAPHQTSAETRARVGRDGPSMLLGKADLTPVLHEKGPVGSRAQCAGILGSKAFPSEQTARPTSDPAKIEHQKVALEYRSPTQPLTAFRTMPSHSKFTEASSGPMGLNREEKWPRITTSSSPPSSSSPPQSISDGGQPSWMELAKRKSLAWSDKTMD